Proteins from a genomic interval of Labrus mixtus chromosome 24, fLabMix1.1, whole genome shotgun sequence:
- the gpbar1 gene encoding G-protein coupled bile acid receptor 1: MEGNDSLALVSGERLIYAITIPLSTSIILANLVIILGIACNRQLHNTPNYFFLSLLVADLCTGLALPFIPLMGVNRQLSLNSCMVAHIFPNFLFLAFLFNLVMVHYERYICIVNPLHYNNLWMHRSFPVALLVVWAPPLLYASLPAFGWSNWTGLDWNGCCAGSGKLPPLSNCSANVTACCSYRRVFSNAFIYLEVYGLVLPAILTIACMTGRVLWITRGQLKDICRLHRSVERGSQASYHEQRLNLRYTRCVVAVSLTFLACWVPYLIYMHVCIAFLISDTRWSSTTHIVLSCTGIGSMAVVPLVLGLANKQYTEPAYKLLQKLRDRWRRRTQGSEEVAV; this comes from the coding sequence ATGGAAGGCAACGACTCCCTGGCTTTGGTGTCCGGGGAGCGGCTGATCTACGCCATCACCATACCGCTGTCCACTTCCATCATCCTTGCCAACCTCGTCATCATCTTGGGCATCGCCTGCAACCGCCAGCTCCACAACACGCCAAACTACTTCTTCCTCAGCCTGCTGGTGGCGGACCTCTGCACAGGCTTGGCGTTACCGTTCATACCGTTGATGGGCGTGAACCGGCAGCTGAGTTTAAACTCCTGCATGGTCGCCCACATTTTCCCGAACTTCCTCTTCCTCGCGTTCCTATTCAACCTCGTCATGGTGCACTACGAGCGCTACATATGCATCGTTAACCCTTTGCATTACAATAACTTGTGGATGCATCGCAGCTTCCCTGTCGCGTTGCTCGTGGTTTGGGCGCCGCCGCTTCTGTACGCATCTCTACCCGCGTTCGGCTGGAGTAACTGGACAGGACTGGATTGGAACGGCTGTTGCGCGGGAAGTGGAAAGTTACCGCCGCTTTCCAACTGCTCGGCGAACGTAACCGCCTGCTGCTCCTACAGGCGAGTATTTTCGAACGCCTTCATCTACTTGGAGGTGTACGGACTCGTCTTACCTGCCATTCTCACCATCGCTTGCATGACTGGTCGTGTGTTGTGGATCACCCGAGGCCAGCTGAAGGACATATGTCGTCTCCATCGTTCGGTCGAGCGAGGCAGTCAGGCCTCGTACCACGAGCAGAGGTTGAACTTGCGCTACACCCGGTGCGTTGTGGCCGTGTCGCTGACGTTCCTGGCGTGCTGGGTCCCCTACCTCATTTACATGCACGTATGCATAGCGTTCTTAATCAGCGACACAAGATGGAGCTCCACCACTCACATTGTGCTGTCATGCACTGGTATTGGAAGCATGGCAGTGGTCCCGCTGGTGCTCGGCTTGGCTAACAAGCAGTACACAGAACCGGCGTACAAGCTTCTCCAGAAActcagagacagatggaggcGAAGGACGCAGGGCTCAGAGGAAGTGGCTGTCTAA
- the LOC132959644 gene encoding keratin, type II cytoskeletal 8-like: MSKAKDYSSQSYSPGTTGPAKSQPTNNKVDGTGKSREKDDMVGLNDKFVRLIDKVKHLEDENKKLDTKLNILKEQEDYEGKIDDIVKQLENEMEQQIQNLLADREKLRADLLKKQEEVEDTKESYEKELQKKVELENEFIVTKKDVDEGHLEAVDLVLDLEDLMGKLDFLRVGYDEEIKELESQVQNETVVLRESSKRSLDMDEIVDSVKNQYADIASRSREEAEQWNQKKMDAMVLSAGQHEQDVRDLKRDISDMVRVIQRLTGDLEALLRKEEALKKEINEVRTDGDANLGTARRDIVQLEDALRRAKQDLAGQVREHQELMNLKLALDIEIATYRKLLEGEEQRMRELMRNADVHLPEKRQAPELTAVPETTVTPEDTVTTPTCPASKKRVLIRVEVEEGRVVSESSHYSED, encoded by the exons ATGTCTAAAGCGAAAGATTACAGTAGCCAGTCCTACAGCCCCGGGACCACCGGGCCAGCAAAGAGCCAACCGACCAACAACAAGGTGGACGGGACGGGCAAGTCCAGGGAGAAGGACGACATGGTGGGACTCAACGACAAGTTCGTCCGGCTGATTGACAAG GTGAAACACCTGGAGGATGAGAACAAGAAGCTGGACACAAAGCTGAATATCCTGAAGGAGCAGGAGGACTACGAGGGGAAAATCGACGACATCGTCAAGCAGCTGGAGAACGAGATGGAGCAGCAGATCCAGAACTTGCTGGCTGACCGAGAAAAGCTGAGGGCCGATCTGCtgaagaagcaggaggaggtggaggacacCAAGGAGAG CTACGagaaggagctgcagaagaAAGTTGAACTGGAGAATGAGTTTATCGTCACCAAAAAG gaCGTGGACGAAGGTCACCTGGAGGCTGTGGATCTGGTTCTGGACCTGGAGGACCTTATGGGAAAACTAGACTTCCTCAGGGTTGGATATGATGAG gagatAAAGGAGCTGGAGTCTCAGGTCCAGAATGAAACAGTGGTCCTGCGTGAAAGCAGCAAACGGAGTCTGGACATGGATGAGATTGTTGACAGTGTCAAGAATCAGTACGCCGACATTGCCTCTCGCAGCAGGGAGGAAGCCGAGCAGTGGAACCAGAAGAAG ATGGACGCCATGGTCCTGAGCGCAGGGCAACATGAGCAGGACGTGCGTGATTTAAAGAGGGACATCTCAGACATGGTGCGTGTCATTCAGAGGCTAACCGGAGACCTGGAGGCTCTTCTGAGAAAG GAAGAGGCCCTGAAGAAGGAGATCAACGAGGTGAGGACAGACGGAGACGCCAACCTGGGGACGGCTCGGAGGGACATCGTCCAGCTGGAGGACGCCCTGAGGCGGGCCAAGCAGGACTTGGCCGGACAAGTCCGCGAACACCAAGAGCTGATGAACCTGAAGCTGGCCCTGGACATCGAGATCGCCACCTACCGCAAGCTGCTGGAGGGCGAGGAGCAGAG AATGAGGGAGCTCATGCGCAACGCAG ACGTTCACCTGCCAGAGAAGCGACAAGCCCCTGAACTCACTGCTGTCCCGGAAACCACCGTTACCCCTGAAGACACCGTTACCACGCCGACGTGCCCCGCCTCCAAGAAACGAGTCCTGATCCGAGTGGAAGTGGAGGAAGGCAGAGTTGTGTCTGAAAGCTCTCATTACTCTGAAGATTGA
- the zgc:92380 gene encoding keratin, type I cytoskeletal 18 isoform X2 → MPSKNTAASMFGGAGGRGSRASVASLEGLRNILRNETEKDSAPPAPAPAAQPPAPAAPAAPADDKQTLRGLNDRLSGYLGRVRQLEKENGDLQKQIDDILAKRKTPAGRDWEKVEKPLDDLKKQIKDLTLDNAKLLLQIDNTNLAKDDFKEKLEDEKKDRKELEKDLEDLKKTIEDTKMNVKQTQKEIDLVKEEIARLDQEHKEEVDVLREKIKDSEVTVEIDSLNSNLAEMLNKVRGQYEKLAKKNLKETDDWYQSKFDHIKVEEAQTNEAFVTGKTELKDLLKQKQTLEIKIQSLHSMINNLEETLQSTKVEYGQRLGPLNRMILDLEKELKEVRAEVERLVETNKNLLCVKMKLEAEIDNYQQLIHGMTAEPERPTKA, encoded by the exons ATGCCTTCAAAAAACACCGCAGCCAGCATGTTCGGTGGAGCCGGGGGAAGGGGCTCCAGGGCCTCCGTCGCCAGCCTGGAGGGGCTGCGCAACATACTGCGTAACGAGACGGAGAAAGACTCCGCACCCCCAGCTCCAGCACCTGCCGCTCAGCCCCCGGCCCCCGCAGCCCCCGCGGCCCCCGCGGACGACAAGCAGACTCTGCGGGGTCTGAACGACAGGCTGTCCGGATACCTGGGCAGGGTGAGGCAGCTGGAGAAGGAGAACGGAGACCTTCAGAAGCAGATTGATGACATTTTGGCCAAGAGGAAAACTCCAGCGGGACGGGACTGGGAAAAGGTGGAGAAACCTTTGGATGACCTCAAGAAGCAG ATCAAAGACCTGACCTTGGACAATGCTAAGCTGCTTCTCCAGATTGACAACACCAATCTTGCTAAAGATGACTTCAAGGAAAA GCTGGAAGATGAGAAAAAGGACCGCAAGGAGCTGGAAAAGGACTTGGAGGATCTGAAGAAGACCATTGAGGACACCAAGATGAACGTCAAGCAGACGCAGAAGGAGATCGACCTGGTGAAGGAGGAGATCGCCCGCCTTGACCAAGAGCACAAAGAG GAGGTTGACGTCCTGCGTGAGAAGATCAAGGACTCTGAGGTGACTGTGGAGATCGACTCCCTCAACTCAAACCTGGCAGAGATGCTCAACAAGGTCCGAGGCCAGTACGAGAAGCTCGCCAAGAAGAACCTGAAGGAGACTGACGACTGGTATCAGAGCAAG TTCGACCACATCAAGGTGGAGGAGGCCCAAACCAACGAGGCCTTTGTGACCGGAAAGACAGAGCTCAAGGATCTgctcaaacagaaacaaactctggaaattaaaatccagagtctgcaCAGCATG ATCAACAATCTGGAGGAGACCCTGCAGTCCACCAAAGTGGAGTACGGTCAACGCCTGGGCCCCCTCAACAGGATGATCCTCGACCTGGAGAAAGAGCTGAAGGAGGTCAGGGCAGAGGTGGAGCGCCTGGTCGAAACCAACAAGAACCTGCTGTGTGTCAAGATGAAGCTGGAGGCGGAAATCGATAACTACCAGCAGCTGATTCATGGCATGACGGCTGAGCCTGAAAG ACCAACAAAAGCCTAA
- the LOC132959781 gene encoding C-X-C chemokine receptor type 1-like: MSFTVDMEDLWDILDENVHNNQTHYVADPKTLTCTITLLAPAAAVAMCVILIVIFLLAIPGNLLVGWVIGTSRQSLTPSDVYLIHLTVADGLMALTLPFWAVAIVQGWLFGDFLCKFLNLVIEANFYTSILFLACISIDRYLVIVRASESLHSRQRMCSWIMCAAVWALGWALALPALFNDASKLPSDPPRMICAENFDIGSASSWRLATRGFRHIFGFFLPFGIMVICYSVTVTRLLRTRGFQKHRAMKVIIAVVIAFLLCWTPYHITMMVDTLMRAEVISYNCALRRSVNLALVITNSLALLHSCINPVLYAFVGEKFRKRMANLLQRKVRQERTFLSKFSRSTSQTSSEGTGAVF; encoded by the coding sequence ATGTCGTTCACTGTGGACATGGAAGATTTGTGGGACATCCTGGATGAAAACGTCCACAACAATCAGACGCACTACGTTGCGGATCCAAAGACGTTAACGTGCACGATAACGCTTCTTGCTCCAGCAGCGGCCGTGGCCATGTGTGTCATTCTCATCGTCATCTTTTTACTCGCCATACCAGGCAACCTTCTGGTCGGGTGGGTGATTGGCACCAGCAGGCAGTCGCTTACGCCGTCAGATGTGTACTTGATTCACCTGACGGTCGCAGACGGTTTGATGGCGCTCACGCTTCCATTCTGGGCTGTGGCGATCGTCCAAGGGTGGCTCTTTGGAGACTTCCTGTGCAAGTTCTTGAATCTTGTCATTGAAGCGAACTTCTACACCAGCATCCTCTTCTTGGCGTGTATCAGCATTGACCGCTATCTCGTGATTGTGCGCGCAAGCGAGAGTTTGCATAGTCGTCAGAGGATGTGCAGCTGGATCATGTGTGCGGCGGTTTGGGCCCTCGGTTGGGCCCTCGCTCTACCTGCGCTCTTCAACGACGCCTCCAAGCTACCCTCCGACCCACCGAGGATGATTTGCGCTGAAAACTTTGACATAGGCAGCGCCTCATCCTGGCGGCTAGCTACGCGTGGCTTCCGTCACATTTTTGGCTTCTTCCTCCCGTTTGGCATCATGGTCATCTGCTACAGCGTCACAGTCACCAGGCTGTTGCGCACACGAGGTTTCCAGAAGCACCGCGCCATGAAAGTGATCATCGCCGTGGTGATTGCATTCCTGCTGTGCTGGACGCCGTACCACATCACCATGATGGTGGACACGCTCATGAGGGCCGAGGTGATATCCTACAACTGTGCCCTGAGGAGGTCAGTGAACTTAGCTCTGGTTATAACCAACAGTTTGGCTCTGCTGCACAGCTGCATCAACCCGGTGCTCTACGCCTTCGTGGGGGAGAAGTTCAGGAAGAGGATGGCGAACCTTCTTCAGAGGAAAGTCAGACAGGAGAGGACGTTCCTGTCAAAATTCAGCAGGTCGACTTCTCAGACGTCTTCAGAAGGCACAGGAGCCGTCTTCTAA
- the slc19a1 gene encoding reduced folate transporter, with product MVEDDTAGSGDKSQEEMDLKVPACEDSVRLEDGDAVMDPSKGTAEPRKWKWAVIFLCFYGFMGSVRPGEPFITPYLLSPEKNFTREQVTNEITPVLTYSYMVVLVPAFLLTDLLRYKPVLVIQGVSQVVIWIILLLGSSLIQMQFMEFFYGITMACRVAYSSYIFSLVSPSLYQRVAGYSRSSVLLGVFTSSVLGQVCLSFGNISFYTLNAISLGFVSFGLLLSLCLPWPKRSLFFNRNQEQKKLAAANKSELDKMNAKESGASSPAARPCSSSRWRDSVLVQMLAELRNVVKMPNLRLWSLWWIFNSTGYYLVLFYVHILWNKVYSTNETKHIYNGAVEAASTLLSAITSFAAGYVKIRWNIWSELAIGTITAVQAALLLLMGTTDNIWVCYMAYVLFRGFYQFLVPIATFQIASSLTKELCALVFGINTFLGTILKSVINLIFSDKRGLGLDVQAQFMVYFVYFTILTTVYFVCAAVVIVRHFRNQPREGGGANGQVPTDTPTELRPVATNSEAECLSNGSSAKV from the exons ATGGTAGAAGATGATACAGCAGGCAGCGGGGACAAATCGCAGGAGGAGATGGACTTGAAGGTACCCGCATGTGAAGACAGCGTACGACTGGAAGACGGAGACGCGGTTATGGACCCCTCGAAGGGAACTGCGGAGCCCAGGAAGTGGAAGTGGGCTgtgatatttttgtgtttttatgggtTCATGGGGTCGGTGAGACCGGGAGAGCCCTTCATTACGCCGTATCTGCTCAGCCCTGAGAAGAACTTCACCAGGGAACAG GTGACCAATGAGATCACTCCTGTGCTGACGTACTCCTACATGGTGGTGCTGGTGCCGGCCTTCCTGCTGACCGACCTCCTGCGCTACAAGCCGGTCCTGGTCATCCAGGGCGTCAGCCAGGTGGTCATCTGGATCATCCTGCTCCTGGGCAGTAGCCTCATCCAGATGCAGTTCATGGAGTTCTTCTACGGCATCACCATGGCGTGCCGCGTGGCCTACTCCTCCTACATCTTCTCCCTGGTCAGCCCTTCCCTCTATCAGCGTGTGGCCGGGTACTCGCGCTCCTCTGTGCTCCTCGGGGTGTTCACCAGCTCAGTCCTGGGACAGGTCTGCCTCTCTTTCGGCAACATCAGCTTCTACACCCTCAACGCCATATCTTTGGGCTTCGTCAGCTTCGGCCTGCTGCTCTCGCTGTGTCTCCCGTGGCCTAAACGCTCCCTGTTTTTCAACCGGAATCAGGAGCAAAAGAAGCTGGCGGCGGCCAACAAATCTGAACTGGACAAAATGAACGCCAAAGAGAGCGGCGCGTCTTCCCCGGCTGCTCGCCCGTGCTCGTCGTCACGTTGGCGGGACTCCGTGTTGGTGCAGATGCTGGCGGAGCTGAGGAATGTGGTGAAGATGCCCAACCTGAGGCTGTGGTCTCTGTGGTGGATATTCAACTCCACAGGCTACTACCTGGTGCTGTTCTACGTTCACATCCTGTGGAACAAGGTCTACTCGACAAACGAGACCAAGCACATTTACAACGGGGCCGTGGAGGCAGCGTCTACCCTGCTGA GTGCCATAACTTCCTTCGCCGCGGGCTACGTGAAGATTCGCTGGAACATCTGGTCTGAGCTCGCCATCGGCACCATCACGGCGGTGCAGGCCGCCCTGCTGCTCCTCATGGGCACCACGGACAATATCTGGGTCTGCTACATGGCCTACGTCCTCTTCAGAGGCTTCTACCAGTTCCTGGTGCCCATCGCCAC TTTCCAGATTGCCTCGTCTCTCACAAAGGAGCTCTGCGCCCTCGTGTTTGGCATCAACACTTTCCTGGGAACCATCCTGAAGAGCGTCATCAACCTGATATTTTCTGACAAGAGAGGCCTCGGGCTGGACGTGCAAGCTCAG TTCATGGTGTACTTTGTCTACTTCACCATCCTCACCACCGTCTACTTCGTCTGCGCCGCTGTGGTCATCGTCCGTCACTTCAGGAACCAGCCTAGAGAAGGGGGCGGGGCCAACGGACAGGTCCCAACCGACACGCCCACCGAGCTGCGTCCTGTGGCTACAAATTCAGAGGCGGAGTGTCTGTCCAACGGCTCAAGTGCCAAagtgtaa
- the zgc:92380 gene encoding keratin, type I cytoskeletal 18 isoform X1 → MPSKNTAASMFGGAGGRGSRASVASLEGLRNILRNETEKDSAPPAPAPAAQPPAPAAPAAPADDKQTLRGLNDRLSGYLGRVRQLEKENGDLQKQIDDILAKRKTPAGRDWEKVEKPLDDLKKQIKDLTLDNAKLLLQIDNTNLAKDDFKEKLEDEKKDRKELEKDLEDLKKTIEDTKMNVKQTQKEIDLVKEEIARLDQEHKEEVDVLREKIKDSEVTVEIDSLNSNLAEMLNKVRGQYEKLAKKNLKETDDWYQSKFDHIKVEEAQTNEAFVTGKTELKDLLKQKQTLEIKIQSLHSMINNLEETLQSTKVEYGQRLGPLNRMILDLEKELKEVRAEVERLVETNKNLLCVKMKLEAEIDNYQQLIHGMTAEPESSDLSLEDALSSDQQKPKTEVPEEQVKVKEEVLVEQEGAPSSQSATPKAPEDAPTTEGNPIKEEKVAVDKAAAPPSTSNTKKKAPKKNKKDSSSSSSSSSSSSSSSSSSSSSSSSSSSSDDEDQKAKNEAKVAKA, encoded by the exons ATGCCTTCAAAAAACACCGCAGCCAGCATGTTCGGTGGAGCCGGGGGAAGGGGCTCCAGGGCCTCCGTCGCCAGCCTGGAGGGGCTGCGCAACATACTGCGTAACGAGACGGAGAAAGACTCCGCACCCCCAGCTCCAGCACCTGCCGCTCAGCCCCCGGCCCCCGCAGCCCCCGCGGCCCCCGCGGACGACAAGCAGACTCTGCGGGGTCTGAACGACAGGCTGTCCGGATACCTGGGCAGGGTGAGGCAGCTGGAGAAGGAGAACGGAGACCTTCAGAAGCAGATTGATGACATTTTGGCCAAGAGGAAAACTCCAGCGGGACGGGACTGGGAAAAGGTGGAGAAACCTTTGGATGACCTCAAGAAGCAG ATCAAAGACCTGACCTTGGACAATGCTAAGCTGCTTCTCCAGATTGACAACACCAATCTTGCTAAAGATGACTTCAAGGAAAA GCTGGAAGATGAGAAAAAGGACCGCAAGGAGCTGGAAAAGGACTTGGAGGATCTGAAGAAGACCATTGAGGACACCAAGATGAACGTCAAGCAGACGCAGAAGGAGATCGACCTGGTGAAGGAGGAGATCGCCCGCCTTGACCAAGAGCACAAAGAG GAGGTTGACGTCCTGCGTGAGAAGATCAAGGACTCTGAGGTGACTGTGGAGATCGACTCCCTCAACTCAAACCTGGCAGAGATGCTCAACAAGGTCCGAGGCCAGTACGAGAAGCTCGCCAAGAAGAACCTGAAGGAGACTGACGACTGGTATCAGAGCAAG TTCGACCACATCAAGGTGGAGGAGGCCCAAACCAACGAGGCCTTTGTGACCGGAAAGACAGAGCTCAAGGATCTgctcaaacagaaacaaactctggaaattaaaatccagagtctgcaCAGCATG ATCAACAATCTGGAGGAGACCCTGCAGTCCACCAAAGTGGAGTACGGTCAACGCCTGGGCCCCCTCAACAGGATGATCCTCGACCTGGAGAAAGAGCTGAAGGAGGTCAGGGCAGAGGTGGAGCGCCTGGTCGAAACCAACAAGAACCTGCTGTGTGTCAAGATGAAGCTGGAGGCGGAAATCGATAACTACCAGCAGCTGATTCATGGCATGACGGCTGAGCCTGAAAG CTCGGACCTTTCTTTAGAGGACGCGCTAAGTAGCG ACCAACAAAAGCCTAAGACAGAGGTCCCAGaggagcaggtaaaagtgaAAGAAGAAGTCCTTGTGGAGCAAGAAGGTGCACCCTCCTCCCAATCTGCTACCCCAAAAGCCCCTGAGGATGCCCCGACTACTGAAGGAAACCCCATCAAGGAGGAAAAGGTTGCTGTCGACAAAGCAGCAGCTCCGCCAAGCACCAGCAATACTAAAAAGAAAGCgcccaagaaaaacaaaaaggattcatcctcttcttcttcttcctcctcctcctcctcctcctcttcttcgtcctcctcctcttcttcctcttcttcctcttcctccgaCGATGAAGATCAAAAGGCCAAGAATGAGGCTAAAGTGGCCAAAGCCTGA
- the arpc2 gene encoding actin-related protein 2/3 complex subunit 2, protein MILLEINNRIIEETLSLKFDGASNGTKPEAVDVTFADFDGVLYHISNPNGDKTKVMVSISLKFYKELQEHGADELLKRVYENFLVAPESGYNVSLLYDLDSLPANKDEVVHQAGMLKRNCFASVFEKYFKFQEEGKEGEKRAVVHYRDDESMYLEAKKDRVTVVFSTVFKDDDDVIIGKVFMQEFKEGRRASHTAPQVLFSHREPPLELKDTDAAVGDNIGYITFVLFPRHTNANARDNTINLIHTFRDYLHYHIKCSKAYIHTRMRAKTSDFLKVLNRARPDAEKKEMKTISGKTFSR, encoded by the exons ATGATCCTGTTAGAAATCAACAACCGGATCATAGAAGAGACGCTGTCGTTGAAGTTCGACGGCGCATCGAACGG AACCAAGCCAGAGGCCGTCGATGTGACGTTTGCAG ATTTCGATGGCGTCTTGTACCACATCTCCAACCCCAACGGGGACAAGACCAAAGTGATGGTCAGCATCTCGCTGAAGTTCTacaaggagctgcaggagcatGGCGCTGACGAG CTGCTCAAGAGGGTCTATGAGAATTTCCTGGTTGCACCAGAGTCTG GCTACAACGTGTCCCTCCTCTACGACCTGGACTCGCTGCCGGCCAACAAAGACGAGGTGGTCCACCAGGCGGGCATGCTCAAGAGGAACTGCTTTGCGTCTGTGTTTGAAAAGTACTTCAAGTTCCAGGAAGAGGGCAAAGAGGGCGAGAAGAGGGCTGTGGTCCACTACAGAGACGACGAGTCCAT GTACCTGGAGGCCAAGAAGGACAGAGTGACAGTGGTGTTCAGCACAGTGTTCAAAGACGACGACGATGTCATCATCGGCAAAGTGTTCATGCAG gagttcaaAGAGGGTCGGCGAGCCAGCCACACAGCCCCCCAGGTGCTGTTCAGCCACAGGGAGCCCCCCCTGGAGCTGAAGGACACAGACGCCGCCGTCGGAGACAACATTGGATACATCACCTTCG TGCTGTTCCCTCGACACACCAATGCCAATGCTAGAGACAACACCATCAACCTCATCCACACCTTCAGGGACTACCTGCACTACCACATAAAGTGCTCCAAG GCCTACATTCACACACGTATGAGGGCCAAGACGTCAGACTTCCTCAAAGTGCTGAACCGCGCTCGACCCGATGccgagaagaaggagatgaaaacCATCTC TGGAAAGACCTTTTCACGCTGA